Genomic window (Terriglobia bacterium):
GGAACTGCCGGAGCGACTGGGAGGCCGAGAGAAGATTGCTGTACATCGTGGGGTCGGTGGAAAGCCTGCCCAGAGTTCCCTCGCCGCGGTCCATCCGGCCAGTGATCACATCGACGTGCTGCACGGTTTCATCCAAATGGTTATAAAGGCTGGGGTCCTTGATCAGCTTGCCGAGCGTGCCCTTGCTTTCATTGAGGCTGGCGATCAGGCTGTTTGCCCGTTTGGTCGCCTGATCGAGGTTATTGTAAACGGAAGGGTCATTGATAAATTTGGCGGCGCTGCCTTTGCCATGCTGTACCTCGTCCAGCACCTTGTTGACTTTATCGAGCGCTGCCACCGTCCGGTTGTAGAAGGTTTCGTCGTTGAGAAGCTTGCCAATCGTTCCATGCCCCGACTGAAGCTGCGCCATCAGCTTCTGAGCTTCAGTGACGGTTTGATTCAGGTTGTTAATAAACTTCTCGTCGTAGATGAGCCTTCCGATCGAACCCTGGCCGTGCTGGATCTGCTGAGTGATGTCATTCAGCGTGCTACTGAGCACTCGAAGGTTGGACACCACGTCATTCGCGTTCTGGACGATCTGTTTCATGTCAGCTTCTTCATGGCTCTGGACCGTGCCGTCGTCGGGAATGGGCTTTGCGCTGGGGCCGCCGCGGCTGATGTTGACATAGGCCTCGCCCAGCAACCCGACGGTTTCAATGGTGGCCACAGAGTCCGTCCGGATCTCGTCCTGATATTTCTGCGCAAGCTTCATGTCAATCTGGACCGCGCGGCTGAGGTCCGTAAAGGGAGAAAGCTTGATTGCGGTGACGTTGCCGACCACAATTCCTGCCAGCCTGACTTGCGCGCCGTCGCGCAAACTCTCCGCGCCTGAAAAGTAGGTCTTGAGCTTGTAGTGGCGGGTAAAGAATCCGACCTGGCCGCTGATGAAGAAGATGCCAACGGCGAAGACGACGAGGCCGGCAATAATCAGAATTCCGACACGGAGCTGCGTCCAGGTGAGTTGCTTTCGCTGAGGCATAATTCCTCCCTTCCCGATTCAGTCCCGAGCTTCCATTCTAGTTCAACCCGTCGCTGGGGCGGATTCACCGAAGAAAGCGTTGAAGATAGGGGTCCTGCGTAGACACCACTTGGTTCGGCGTGCCGTGAAAATAGACGGACCCTTCACGAAGCAGCAGGAACCGCGTGGCAGCCGCTGGTTCTCTCGCCCCGTTTCCATTGATCGGCGCCAGCCCGCCCGTGTCTTTGGAGTATGCGAATTTTGCCAGCCAGAACGCGTCCTGGAGCCTGTGCGTAACCACGATGGAGCTGACTCCATGGACGTCCCGAGATTTGAGAATAAGGATATTGATGGTCTGCGCGGTGACCGGGTCAAGCCCGCCGGTAGGCGAATCATAAAGCATGATGTGCGGGTCATTGATAATCGCCCGCGCGATGGAAACGCGACGCTTCATGCCTCCGGACAGCTCGGCGGGCATCTTTTCGATCGCTCCCTCGAGCTCAACGAAGCTGAGAACTTCCCGCACTTTGCGCTCGATCGCGTCGTCGTCCTTCACTCCTGCTTCGCGCAGCCGGTACGCGACGTTTTCGTGGACGGAAAGCGAGTCAAAAAGGGCGCCTTCCTGAAACACAATTCCCATGCGCTGGCGGATCTCTCGAATCTCCTTCTCGTGAACCGGGCCGAGGTCCAGGCCTTCCACAATCACCTTTCCCTCGTCCGCTTTTAGAAGGCCAAGGGCAAGTTTTAGAATTACAGATTTCCCGGACCCTGTGGCTCCCAGCAGAATCAATGTTTCACCCCGCGCCACGCTGAAGGAGACGTCGGATAGCGCTGGCTTGTCATCAAAGTAAAGCCAGACGTTCTGGAACTCGATTGCGGCCGAGGAATTCATGCTAGTCCCATTCAGGACAATGCCGGATGAAAGACAAGGGCTTGGCGCGGCAGATTATTACTTCCGGAACCGAGACATGCACTTCGGGAGTTGAAAATCGGCCCAGACGCCTCAAAAGAAGCCAACCGCGATAAGGAATTTGGTGAAGAAAAAATCCACTACCAGAATCAGCACCGAGGACACCACAACCGCCTGGGTCGTGGAACGTCCCACTCCTTCTGTTCCCCCGCGGGTGGCGAGCCCAAAATAGCACCCCACCAGCGCCACAATAAAGGCAAAGAGAAACGGCTTCAGAAGGCCTTGGGTCACATCCTCGAACGTAAGCGCCTGGTAAGCCGTAGTCCAATATTCCACCGAACTCAGGCGCACCGTGTAAAAGCTCACGAAAAAACCGCCCAACATTCCGAACAAATCGGCGAGGATCGTGAGAAGCGGAAGAGTGATGACCGTGGCGAACAGACGGGGAGTGACCAGTTTGCGCACCGGGTCAGTCCCCAAGGCCCGCATGGCATCAACCTGCTCACTGACAATCATGGACCCAATCTCTGACGCGATGCCGGAGCTGTTCCGGCCGGCCGTCACCAGCGCTGTCAGAACAGGTCCCATTTCCAGCACGACCGAAAGGGACACTACCTGCCCCAGCAATGTGACGCTGCCGAAAGTGCTCAAGGTCCGATACGTCTGCAGCGCAATAACCCCGCCTGAAAAAAAACCTACCAATAGAACAATGGGTAGCGACCCCACGCCGATCACATCCATCTGAACGATCGTATCGACAATGTATCGTGGCGAACTGAAAAGGTTTGCGAATGAATTAGCGAAGAGGAACGTGAAGTCCTGTACGGCCTGGACCTTCTGTTTGACGAAACCGTCGATTGATATT
Coding sequences:
- a CDS encoding MlaD family protein, whose protein sequence is MPQRKQLTWTQLRVGILIIAGLVVFAVGIFFISGQVGFFTRHYKLKTYFSGAESLRDGAQVRLAGIVVGNVTAIKLSPFTDLSRAVQIDMKLAQKYQDEIRTDSVATIETVGLLGEAYVNISRGGPSAKPIPDDGTVQSHEEADMKQIVQNANDVVSNLRVLSSTLNDITQQIQHGQGSIGRLIYDEKFINNLNQTVTEAQKLMAQLQSGHGTIGKLLNDETFYNRTVAALDKVNKVLDEVQHGKGSAAKFINDPSVYNNLDQATKRANSLIASLNESKGTLGKLIKDPSLYNHLDETVQHVDVITGRMDRGEGTLGRLSTDPTMYSNLLSASQSLRQFLTEFRSNPKRYLTLRVHLF
- a CDS encoding ATP-binding cassette domain-containing protein; this translates as MNSSAAIEFQNVWLYFDDKPALSDVSFSVARGETLILLGATGSGKSVILKLALGLLKADEGKVIVEGLDLGPVHEKEIREIRQRMGIVFQEGALFDSLSVHENVAYRLREAGVKDDDAIERKVREVLSFVELEGAIEKMPAELSGGMKRRVSIARAIINDPHIMLYDSPTGGLDPVTAQTINILILKSRDVHGVSSIVVTHRLQDAFWLAKFAYSKDTGGLAPINGNGAREPAAATRFLLLREGSVYFHGTPNQVVSTQDPYLQRFLR
- a CDS encoding ABC transporter permease encodes the protein MAEISIDGFVKQKVQAVQDFTFLFANSFANLFSSPRYIVDTIVQMDVIGVGSLPIVLLVGFFSGGVIALQTYRTLSTFGSVTLLGQVVSLSVVLEMGPVLTALVTAGRNSSGIASEIGSMIVSEQVDAMRALGTDPVRKLVTPRLFATVITLPLLTILADLFGMLGGFFVSFYTVRLSSVEYWTTAYQALTFEDVTQGLLKPFLFAFIVALVGCYFGLATRGGTEGVGRSTTQAVVVSSVLILVVDFFFTKFLIAVGFF